A stretch of DNA from Tigriopus californicus strain San Diego chromosome 11, Tcal_SD_v2.1, whole genome shotgun sequence:
TGAATCAgcataaaaaaacaatgccCTCAGGTCAGTTCAGCTCAATATATGTATATCGGTGTTCTCTCCTTGCTGgtcatgaatgaatggcctAAAGTGGGCCAGAAGTTTCTCTCGAAACTTTTTGTTATTTACAGCACCGACCAGATCTGAGGAGATCCATCGACTTCCATCCGTCAAGTTTACAATGCTCTTCCGTTgtatactactactactaccactattTTAAATGGCCTTTCATGAATGCACGAGGTTCAAAACATGCATACACTGCAATCTGGAGACGTCTGGTCTTCAATCGGGTAGTTCCTGAATCAAAGAGACAATAAGAAGACCATTGTTTAATAAGAAAGTCTCCATTGTTTCCCCTACCAATTTCGTgcccattctttttttcctcctctcgtTCTCTCGACAAACTTCACCCGAACAAACGAACTTGATGAAGACAATGAAGACGTCCAACTTGACTGGATATATAGGTACCGTTTTCGTTCTCGAAAGGTGTCCAAAACTTTCAATGTCATTGTTGTAGACGTAAGAACTTTATTGTTCCGCATACTTCTACCAATGGCAACCACATAACGGTCCAATCTGTTCCCATTGATGGATGAACAGATTCGTTTCGTCATGAAACACTTACCACTTTGTGTGTTTCTGGGCAGACTTTATTGCTTGAAGGCTCGTTTCACTCTTCGTTTCTGAAGGATCTGTTTCTTAGGAATGGACTTGGCTAGTCGTTTGagttcttcctcctccacttgAAGGTCCAAAGGTGATGGAGTGTGATCATTGGGGCGACCCATGGGCACCTCCTTCATGCCGTGAATGTAGTTACGGGTCTTTTCGTGGCGCAACTTTCCATCGAAGGTCTGGAAACATTCACCAAACAAGTTTAGGCCTTTTCCTATCTACCCGGATCCACGCTTTTCGCTTTAAGTCATTCTCCATTATGCATGggttttggaacaagacgAGCCAGAGGGAACACACTAGTAAAGAACCACAAAATGGATCAGTAAAGCGCTTTAAAACCCACCTGTTCAGTCTCGAGTGATGAATCTTCATTAGGGTCGACTTCTTTTCGGTTCTCTTTATCAAACTCGAATTTTCGAAAGCTGATCTCAGGTTCAGGGGACAGTTGCTTGACTGTCAGGGCAGGGTTGGCTTGGTAGATCAGGGATTCCAAGTCCTTCTTGGTCATCTGGATCACTTCTTGCTCTCCCTGATCACGGATATGATCGGGATGCTCGAGCTGGCCTTCAAAATCGACGGCCTTGACCGGTTTTAATGCCTCGTTGGTTTGTGGATCAATTCGTCGTCGACTGGAGAGGAACAAGCGATGCGGATCCGGTTCGATGAAATCATCAGGGATTCCAAGTCCTTCTTGGTCATCTGGATCACTTCTTGCTCTCCCTGATCACGGATATGATCGGGATGCTCGAGCTGGCCTTCAAAATCGACGGCCTTGACCGGTTTTAATGCCTCGTTGGTTTGTGGATCAATTCGTCGTCGACTGGAGAGGAACAAGCGATGCGGATCCGGTTCGATGAAATCTTCAGTGTAGTAAGGATCGGCCAACCAGTCATCCTATTAGATGGAGTCGAAAATAGAAGAGgtgagggaaaaaaaacttttgaaaggtGCTTAAGATGAAACTGTCTTGCAGACTACTCTCAGATGATTGATATTCAAAAGCGGAATGAATGAAAACCTGATAAGGGATTAATTctgcttttttctcatttcgcTCCTTTGCTTTCAATACGTTACATTTacacttcatttgaaaagaaaggccTTGGTTGGGTCCAAAAATGAATACAACCACTTTTTCGCATTGCTTacattctttgaaagtatcTGATCGTGAAATGTGAACGCATATTTCGGTGGAATGATAACAATATGTTGTTATGAGGGTCGGAAATAGACGGGGTTCTCGAGTAAAGAGAGCATCATATATCTCATTATCAAGAACCTCACAGACTTTTCTTGGGTCCATAAGACCTGCCGTCTACCAGGTAAGTAAGCTCTTCTGGGTTAATAGGTATAAATACGATCAAAAACCACCTGAGCAGCTTTCTACGGATTCCAGGTAATTCTGCTCTGACTTCATGACCTCGTACAATTCAAATGACGTAAATTGACCATAATCAGTGTTCACGTCGTTATTTTCGGTTGAGCGAACGTTCCACAGATGATATAGAAATCGTAAATAGTCTCCATAGTATGTACAGAGCTCCTACAATCTAAATGAATGAAGCATCTTGCTTCAAAGCCGCTCTTACAAAATCGTCTGCCATTATAAAATTCCGAGATTCATTACCTCTTTGTCCACACGCTCGGAACGTTTGAGATTCCCGTGTCCATTTCGGTAGATTTCGGATCCCAAATCTTCCGTGATAAGATCCGGAGAGAACTCTTGGACCATTCTGCGCAAGTCCTCGTACTGTTGGATTCGGTCCAAGACGTGGGACTCCAAGTCCAGGATCGACTCGGGCTCTTCCATTTCGAACATGTCTTTGTCGGCCAAAAGTGCATTCAGGTTGCGGATGACTTctaaaaaggccaaaaaggagGATACTTGTTCCATGAGGGAGGCTTTAATTTGGAAATGAGTAAAGCGTTCGTTGGCGCCCGCGTATTCTTCCACAAGACCAGTTCGAACCAATTTGTTGTACAACCACTGAACATGAACTAATGGCTATAATTAGCTCGAATCTAAATGCATCATCCGCATTAACTTTGTCAAGGACAAGCCAAACAAATAGCCTCATACAGTGGAGGCgaaacctcttttttttgtaaggTACAGCCATAAGGTTAACCTTCAAACTCGGtgccaaaaaacaacaacattaagGCACATATTCAACATCCTGTTTTCTTGCTAAAAGCCCTTCATAAAGTCCACAAACAACATAATGGGTCCCTTTTTGGGTTCCATTAAAGGGTTCGGATGGCCGACGAATTTCCAGGAACTTTCTCAAGTTCTAGGAACTTCATGGGACAGTGGGGTGCGAGATTTCTGTCCCCAGAAAGGCCTAACCGAGTTCCTAGAATCTTAAATAAGGCCGGCCTTTTCAGAGAGATGGATCACCTTCGGTTGGATTATGGTCCAATTTGAATGGATCCCGCCTTCATGGTGGCCATTCATGATCtctcggttttttttcttttgtgaaaATGAAAGGCCCCTTCCCATCCACCCTGTGGGCTTGACATTTAACCGAACAGGTGGTGGACCTTTTAAGTTTAAATTAGTCTTGTAATTACAGtcttcaatgacaaaagatCTAAACGCAAtcaaggaaaatggttgaGGCTTTCTCTAATCTTTTTTTCGTTGTTCAACGAGACATGagatcattttgaaagaaaagttgGCTTGCAAtgttttgctaaaaaaaaaaaatgcaacgaCGAGGTGCGCCagattttgaaacatgttttACCTCCCGAGTATTGCTTATCGGC
This window harbors:
- the LOC131890666 gene encoding uncharacterized protein LOC131890666, which gives rise to MMLVSFSSLPSFELLSLLAVVALCPFQMSSSVVAFPSHLIKPNPNESGVENPNQRPDHEDLMAKSTDILKKAIHDKQQDDYLKKVNHMEVEEVIRNLNALLADKDMFEMEEPESILDLESHVLDRIQQYEDLRRMVQEFSPDLITEDLGSEIYRNGHGNLKRSERVDKEDDWLADPYYTEDFIEPDPHRLFLSSRRRIDPQTNEALKPVKAVDFEGQLEHPDHIRDQGEQEVIQMTKKDLESLMISSNRIRIACSSPVDDELIHKPTRH